A single Chitinophagales bacterium DNA region contains:
- a CDS encoding DUF502 domain-containing protein, translating to MKYQIKETGTYLLRGTFITAPVLTTFYVIWLILNNIDSPVQEIFHSIFGFRIYGLGLITVLLVLILVGFLGTNILMEKLFKGFEAFLLRVPIVKEVYKAIRDVIGAFASDKKKFEKPVLARVGEGIHRIGFITSEDVSNYDISSDLVSVYFPLSYAFTGELLLVRRDLLTPLDTKDVKDLMKFVISGGIVHGEIK from the coding sequence ATGAAATATCAAATAAAAGAAACAGGAACCTACTTGCTAAGAGGTACATTTATCACTGCTCCTGTCCTAACTACATTTTATGTTATTTGGCTTATTCTAAATAATATTGACTCTCCTGTGCAGGAAATCTTTCATTCCATTTTTGGATTTAGAATTTATGGTTTAGGATTGATTACCGTTTTACTCGTCTTAATACTTGTCGGATTTTTAGGGACCAATATTTTAATGGAAAAACTTTTTAAAGGTTTCGAAGCTTTTCTTCTTCGAGTGCCCATAGTCAAAGAAGTATATAAAGCCATTCGAGATGTCATAGGTGCTTTCGCTTCAGATAAAAAGAAATTTGAAAAACCGGTTTTAGCTAGAGTGGGAGAAGGTATTCATCGTATCGGTTTCATCACTTCTGAGGATGTATCCAACTATGATATCAGTTCAGACTTAGTTTCCGTTTACTTTCCACTTTCTTATGCTTTTACTGGCGAGCTCTTACTCGTCCGCAGAGATTTACTCACTCCACTTGACACGAAAGATGTCAAAGATTTGATGAAGTTTGTCATTTCAGGGGGTATTGTCCATGGAGAGATTAAGTAG
- a CDS encoding choice-of-anchor L domain-containing protein, with the protein MSVTPNHTATQLASRLIGRGVILPGTGMSLNCNTQANGTFINVNPTPNLSLAIDTGIVLCTGRVLTVSGDTGINANRLAQASKNWGNTTTDAQITSLAGSAAIQRDLCFLQFHFIPQGDTAFIDYAFASEEYPEYGCSQYVDAFGIFVSPPASTSFTNYAKVPGTNVNVSTNSINDTMKQTGWTNYVNYCQSLGSGAPFIQHYTGNLVNNHIVYDGMTKTLRAVIPVSPFQTHTMKIAIADIADGFFDSGIFLKQYSFTSKIKLEITEKRGTNGVPTPDTIKLIEGCNPGVIRFSRLATTSPITVNASFSGSSSANDYTAAASFTIPTGSSTFLYNIQAILDSLKETPESLRIVFSVPSINYSDTVLIIIRDFAGGINIFGGKRDTSVCAGRTLPLFYTTTDNSYNFTWSPAARLTCTSCSNPIYTAPNLTVFTTDTIKLRISAVGCPASDTPILVRVQPFPILSLNPNLAYCKGDSAQLQVTPNPLSSNYTYSWTPASWLSSTTISNPIAKPPSTQTYKVVVSTSGGCRDSAISQVKVSIIRDEIDSLIAVKTSCGINNGSIRIKVKTGSISNPPYQYSINGGVNFVASNVFNGLAAGTYNLAIRNVAGCRIDTTIVVSVGTSAPSANFVIDSTSCGLNNGRARIISKSGVKPITQTWRLGTTVISTDTFIDNRPSGLYTLNIQDSLGCSIQYMIPIGASSPTSTSRTVSQPNCGLNNGVITIIPSGGVAPYRYLWSTGDTVSIISSKGSGTYVHTLTDAKGCIQRDTIVLNSSNGIQVTKSSTISTCGQSNGSATFNVVSGGTSPYIYTWSNGVSTTAITSANHSISGLIMGWYRITIQDGAGCIRIDSVYVNGTSAVSLNIVKTNTNCGLPNGSINLQVVSGKAPFTYSWSGGASTASRTNLISGLYVVTVTDSNNCSVVTGITLTNNSLPTVTTAPVRPTCNLNNGRIAATVIGGKPKITYSWSNGDTISSISKLAPGIYSLTVTDSFGCQFIKRDTLEAIPAVDFTDSVIQPACHNSLGSIFLQNISGPTPINIIWSNGSTATSLVNRTPGIYSVMLIDTNKCRKWRSFNLAPKSDPNIIFDTKNAMCTDTVGRILTNVVNGKLPIKYAWSSGDTTRDIVNKPKGFYTLIITDSLGCKDTLSDSIRRRPSPTYSDSFKPARCGLHNGLIHLYNLSGSGPFSFLWSHSDTTTTGFVRFLPMGIYTVAIKDANGCEVKDTFNLNSNGDILVTYDIFRSKCKDSTGKIALTFYNGTPPYTISWSNGDKGLVADSLKFGTYGLSIRDSLGCTYWDSIKVRDSTNMRMTFDITKTRCDSHTGKVITTPNYGFAPYKYQWNRFPKDTFAIIDSLEAKEYKLQVTDSLGCKYDTAVQIEYTHYPIIRDSVVIETCIGGNGEVHIKIDSVIQPITIRWNGVIDSVYKKTGLTGERSFSVFVIDSHKCNVTANITLPKNPTQFPSLGKTPPPCGRNLGSLEVFGDKLHSFIWSPGGKTSRRIDSLAPGLYAVTVSDSNGCTFTLRDTLAYTISPQTIYLKTRPNCGKSDGAITGVAISTVGGLEYAFRKLPNPFSSNVPYQGAIEMFNLDSGYYVVRVKDGYNCETIDTIYLKDSAAQKINLTATNAICTDNNGKVKVNITGGKPPYTIQWYDFTNLDTIVSLSSGTYAITVTDNRNCEVKDSAEVKFFLPPEVSLQGENSLCGNGKGKITTTVGFGVKPIVYQWQGSSITTKDRVNLNGGNYSMTVTDSLGCQDTASILILAQPALIASLKGSPAHCALNNGSATSIITSGKPPYNVVWNGSFSGLALVGSDSGRQICHIIDSNNCERRDTIYLSRIPKTTISTSIVNDNCTYKMGSIISSASGGKLPYTYAWSHNASLNTPMAANLGAGNYTVSITDSLGCQASEIRTIGDSAGPALALIVTNATCGLNNASILANVSSNKPPITYFWNNVLGTNNIANINGGRYICRVVDARGCVKSDTVTVDTSKPLLGSFIKKNASCNINNGYIKVNMTGGTGSRLFTWAHTITNSDSIRNLSPGTYKLTVTDSKGCVWSDSIVINQQGFPSVNLIKYDAKCRLPNGRLKVSVSNHASRMSYIWSNTNTADSISNLVPGSYSVTANDGYGCNVAATIQLGNIGMDSIRFNIFHPRCMVNNGRAKAIAVNALGNVTYNWSNTSTIDSIHPLAPGSYTVTVSDSLCTHTKSANLVMGTIPKLNLIKQDASCNINNGTITTNVTQGTPPMSFKWSNNMTPANLFGVDSGTYSVVVTDNYGCKDSSAIYVARISGMNISFTTTKSKCGLANGSIQGLVLGGVPGYDLTWNTGDKTAIISNQTAGKYWLSVRDINNCVHTDTVILEDRKKPLIVETKIQAVCNKANGAIKINIQDGTMPFSYQWSNGKTTKDLDSLAVGIYRITVTDSLGCTDIKNIDIDPGTPPYLHADSTRSEQSTCGLKNGKMQALLMRGVEPITYSWSTGDTGSRVNHILPGKHYLTVVDGRQCIVVDSLIVSTTTVPKIKLDSTDAYCLKAVGQIVTTITDGTPPFMYQWSHGAITQNAMNIASGNYSLTVSDFYNCKDTATTKVLEEVNLVRASYDTFRLNCFNDNSGRVVLYATGGQKPYLYSISTSSLDSAFNGLSAGKYDFTVTDNKGCVYRDSFIITQPDSIHLVFDSIKPLTCYNRNDGMLQVTANGSNGSFNYLWTPSNQTTNKAINLGDAAHKVVATDAKGCRKELSHTFINPAQILVKSIITHNACHGESKGAIRIEASNGVKPYNYAWSNGNTSSSPSQLGSGVYRLTLTDKVGCVILRNDTVTSPKKLFPGEPIPLDQACREQLYGEVEIKNTEGGVRPYSFSIDGGLTFTMRNKFDELKPAKYQILIKDFNGCLDSIQTEIKGYPVFNIKAYPIDTTIALGESVLLGFDVTEGSPDLVNSIRWASSDGLSCIDCKEPLATTYVSKNYAVEVKYNQRCFVYDTVRIKVIDSNDLYIPNSFAPAASNVENRTFRIYANKVVRAELMIFNRWGEKMFETEDAHLSGWDGIYKGEPAPMAVYIYYVEVTYLGGRKVVRKGDVTLVR; encoded by the coding sequence ATGAGTGTCACTCCCAATCATACAGCAACCCAGTTAGCTAGTAGGTTAATAGGAAGGGGAGTTATACTGCCAGGTACAGGCATGAGTTTGAACTGCAACACACAAGCTAATGGAACTTTTATAAATGTAAATCCTACGCCAAATTTAAGTTTAGCCATAGATACAGGGATTGTCTTGTGCACTGGTCGAGTACTGACGGTGAGCGGCGATACAGGCATTAATGCAAATCGATTAGCGCAGGCTAGTAAGAATTGGGGCAATACAACTACGGATGCTCAGATAACTTCATTAGCTGGAAGCGCTGCTATACAGAGAGATCTCTGTTTTTTGCAGTTCCACTTCATACCACAGGGCGATACAGCATTTATAGATTATGCTTTTGCATCGGAGGAGTATCCTGAATATGGCTGTTCACAATACGTAGATGCTTTCGGAATTTTTGTCTCGCCTCCCGCTAGCACTAGTTTTACAAATTATGCTAAAGTGCCTGGAACCAATGTAAATGTTTCTACCAATAGTATTAATGATACTATGAAGCAAACGGGGTGGACAAATTATGTGAACTATTGCCAATCTTTGGGTTCAGGAGCTCCATTCATACAGCATTACACAGGAAATTTAGTTAATAATCATATTGTCTATGATGGAATGACAAAAACGTTAAGGGCAGTAATTCCTGTTTCACCTTTTCAAACGCATACCATGAAAATAGCTATAGCTGATATAGCAGATGGCTTTTTCGATAGTGGTATATTTTTAAAACAATACAGTTTTACTTCAAAAATTAAGCTAGAAATTACTGAGAAGAGAGGCACGAATGGAGTACCTACACCAGATACTATTAAACTAATTGAAGGATGTAACCCTGGAGTTATCCGTTTCTCCAGATTAGCTACTACGTCTCCTATCACGGTCAATGCCAGTTTTTCAGGATCTAGCTCAGCGAATGATTATACTGCTGCAGCTTCATTTACTATACCTACAGGAAGTTCTACCTTTTTGTATAACATTCAGGCTATTTTAGACTCACTCAAGGAAACGCCTGAATCATTGCGAATTGTATTTTCAGTGCCTAGTATTAACTATTCAGATACTGTTTTAATCATTATTCGAGATTTTGCAGGTGGTATAAACATTTTCGGAGGTAAACGTGATACTTCAGTGTGCGCAGGAAGAACATTGCCATTATTCTATACCACTACAGATAATAGCTATAATTTTACTTGGTCCCCCGCTGCTCGGTTGACCTGCACCAGCTGCTCAAATCCTATATATACAGCACCCAATCTCACAGTATTTACTACAGATACTATAAAACTTCGCATATCAGCGGTGGGTTGTCCTGCCTCTGATACACCAATTTTAGTGCGTGTTCAACCATTTCCGATCCTGTCACTCAATCCAAATCTGGCTTATTGTAAGGGAGATTCGGCTCAACTGCAGGTAACACCTAATCCTTTATCTAGTAATTATACCTATTCTTGGACTCCAGCCTCATGGTTGTCTTCTACTACTATTTCCAATCCGATAGCTAAACCACCAAGCACGCAGACATATAAGGTAGTGGTATCCACTTCAGGTGGTTGTCGTGATAGCGCTATTAGTCAAGTTAAGGTTTCGATCATACGTGATGAAATAGATTCGCTCATTGCAGTTAAAACATCGTGTGGTATCAATAATGGGTCTATTCGCATCAAGGTAAAAACTGGGTCTATTTCGAATCCACCTTATCAGTATTCCATTAATGGTGGAGTCAATTTTGTAGCCAGTAATGTGTTTAATGGACTGGCTGCAGGAACATATAATCTCGCTATTCGAAATGTAGCGGGCTGTAGAATCGATACAACCATAGTTGTCTCTGTTGGCACCTCTGCTCCGTCTGCTAATTTTGTTATTGATAGTACCTCCTGTGGATTAAATAATGGCAGGGCAAGAATTATATCAAAATCTGGTGTAAAACCAATAACTCAAACGTGGAGACTTGGCACTACAGTTATTTCAACAGATACATTTATAGATAATAGACCCAGCGGATTATATACACTCAATATACAAGATAGTTTGGGTTGTTCTATACAATACATGATTCCTATTGGTGCGAGTAGTCCCACTTCCACCAGTCGAACTGTCAGTCAACCGAACTGTGGTTTAAATAACGGAGTCATTACAATTATACCAAGCGGAGGTGTTGCGCCATATCGATATTTATGGAGTACAGGTGATACTGTTAGTATCATCTCTAGCAAAGGATCTGGCACCTATGTGCATACTTTAACCGATGCGAAAGGTTGTATCCAAAGAGACACCATTGTACTGAATTCATCCAATGGAATACAGGTGACAAAATCTTCAACTATCTCTACATGTGGACAGTCCAATGGCTCAGCTACTTTCAATGTAGTTAGTGGTGGCACTAGTCCGTATATTTATACCTGGAGCAACGGTGTTTCAACAACTGCTATTACAAGTGCAAACCATTCTATCAGTGGTCTCATTATGGGTTGGTATCGAATAACTATTCAAGATGGTGCGGGTTGCATTAGGATAGATTCTGTATATGTAAATGGAACTTCGGCTGTATCTCTCAATATTGTCAAAACGAACACAAATTGTGGTTTGCCAAATGGTTCCATAAATCTGCAAGTAGTATCCGGGAAAGCTCCATTTACTTATTCATGGTCAGGAGGTGCCTCTACCGCTTCAAGAACGAACTTGATATCTGGACTTTATGTAGTCACTGTTACAGACTCAAATAACTGCTCTGTAGTCACCGGAATAACATTAACGAATAATTCACTACCAACAGTGACCACCGCTCCTGTGCGTCCTACATGTAATTTAAACAATGGAAGAATAGCAGCTACGGTCATTGGGGGCAAGCCAAAAATTACTTATAGCTGGAGTAATGGCGATACTATTAGTTCAATAAGTAAATTAGCCCCAGGAATTTATTCACTAACTGTAACGGATTCCTTTGGATGTCAATTCATAAAAAGAGATACCCTAGAAGCTATACCAGCAGTAGACTTTACAGATAGTGTAATACAACCCGCTTGTCATAATTCATTAGGTTCTATTTTTCTTCAAAATATTTCTGGACCAACCCCAATCAACATTATATGGAGCAATGGATCTACTGCTACATCCTTAGTAAACCGAACGCCTGGAATCTACTCCGTTATGCTAATCGATACGAATAAATGCAGGAAATGGCGTAGTTTCAATCTAGCACCTAAGTCGGACCCAAACATTATATTTGACACCAAAAATGCTATGTGTACAGATACAGTGGGCCGTATTCTAACAAATGTGGTCAACGGTAAATTACCTATAAAATATGCTTGGAGTTCTGGTGATACCACGAGAGATATTGTAAATAAACCTAAAGGCTTTTATACCTTAATTATAACTGATTCCCTTGGTTGTAAAGATACTTTGAGTGATTCTATTCGCAGGAGACCATCGCCTACCTATTCGGATAGTTTCAAACCTGCTCGCTGTGGGTTGCATAATGGGCTAATTCATTTGTATAATTTATCCGGTTCTGGTCCATTTAGTTTTTTATGGTCACATAGTGATACAACAACAACAGGATTTGTCCGCTTCTTGCCCATGGGAATATATACTGTAGCTATAAAAGATGCCAATGGATGTGAAGTAAAGGACACTTTTAATCTTAATTCAAATGGTGACATACTTGTAACCTATGACATTTTTCGGTCGAAGTGCAAGGACTCAACAGGTAAAATTGCATTAACCTTCTATAATGGTACCCCACCATATACTATCAGTTGGTCAAATGGAGATAAAGGACTAGTGGCAGATTCATTAAAATTTGGCACTTATGGCTTAAGTATTCGAGATAGTTTAGGATGTACTTATTGGGATTCTATTAAAGTGAGAGATAGTACGAATATGAGAATGACTTTCGACATCACAAAGACACGATGTGATAGTCATACGGGAAAGGTTATTACAACACCTAATTATGGATTTGCTCCTTATAAATATCAATGGAATAGATTTCCAAAGGACACTTTTGCTATTATAGATTCGTTAGAGGCAAAGGAATATAAACTACAAGTAACAGATTCGCTTGGTTGTAAATATGATACCGCGGTGCAGATAGAATATACACACTATCCAATTATAAGAGATTCAGTAGTAATCGAAACATGTATTGGAGGCAACGGGGAGGTTCATATTAAAATAGATAGTGTCATTCAGCCAATAACCATACGATGGAATGGAGTAATAGATTCTGTTTATAAGAAAACTGGCTTGACGGGGGAGCGAAGCTTTAGTGTCTTCGTAATCGATTCACATAAATGTAATGTAACAGCTAATATAACCTTACCCAAAAATCCAACACAGTTTCCAAGTTTAGGAAAGACGCCTCCACCTTGTGGACGAAATCTCGGATCGCTGGAAGTATTTGGAGATAAACTCCATAGTTTTATTTGGAGTCCAGGCGGTAAGACTAGTAGAAGGATAGATTCGTTAGCTCCTGGTCTTTATGCCGTGACGGTATCGGATAGCAACGGTTGCACCTTTACTCTCAGAGATACATTAGCATATACCATATCTCCTCAAACTATTTATTTAAAGACTAGACCAAATTGTGGTAAGTCAGACGGAGCTATAACGGGTGTGGCCATTTCTACTGTAGGTGGATTAGAATATGCATTTCGAAAATTACCGAACCCATTTAGTTCGAATGTGCCATATCAAGGGGCTATAGAAATGTTTAACTTGGATTCAGGCTACTATGTAGTGAGGGTGAAAGATGGATATAATTGTGAAACAATAGATACAATTTATTTAAAAGATAGCGCAGCACAAAAAATCAACTTAACTGCAACGAATGCTATATGCACAGATAACAATGGAAAGGTAAAGGTAAATATTACAGGGGGTAAGCCACCTTACACTATTCAGTGGTATGATTTCACGAACCTCGACACCATAGTATCCCTTTCTAGCGGAACTTATGCAATAACTGTCACAGATAATAGAAATTGTGAGGTAAAAGATAGTGCAGAGGTTAAGTTTTTCTTACCACCAGAGGTCAGTCTGCAAGGAGAAAATTCACTCTGCGGAAACGGAAAAGGTAAAATTACTACCACGGTGGGCTTTGGAGTCAAGCCTATTGTATATCAATGGCAAGGAAGCTCTATAACTACCAAAGATAGAGTAAACCTTAATGGAGGAAATTATTCTATGACTGTTACAGATAGTTTAGGCTGTCAAGATACAGCTTCGATTTTGATTTTAGCTCAACCTGCTTTAATAGCAAGTTTGAAAGGAAGCCCTGCGCATTGTGCGCTCAATAATGGTTCAGCTACTTCAATTATTACTTCTGGCAAACCCCCTTATAATGTAGTATGGAATGGAAGTTTCTCTGGATTGGCACTCGTGGGAAGTGATTCAGGAAGACAGATTTGCCATATTATTGATTCTAACAATTGCGAACGTAGAGATACGATTTATCTTTCACGAATTCCAAAAACGACTATATCTACCAGTATAGTTAATGATAATTGTACCTATAAGATGGGCTCTATCATATCCAGTGCATCGGGCGGAAAACTGCCATATACTTATGCATGGAGTCATAATGCCTCGCTTAATACTCCAATGGCTGCGAATCTTGGTGCGGGAAATTATACGGTCTCTATAACAGATAGCTTAGGCTGTCAGGCTTCAGAGATTCGTACTATTGGTGATTCAGCGGGTCCAGCTCTCGCATTAATAGTGACAAACGCTACTTGTGGTTTGAATAATGCTTCCATCTTAGCAAATGTAAGTTCAAACAAGCCGCCTATTACTTACTTCTGGAATAATGTTTTAGGAACTAATAACATCGCCAATATCAATGGAGGAAGATATATCTGTCGCGTAGTGGATGCCAGAGGTTGCGTAAAAAGCGATACAGTTACTGTGGATACTTCTAAACCTTTACTAGGCTCTTTTATAAAAAAGAATGCAAGTTGTAATATAAATAACGGATATATCAAAGTCAATATGACAGGAGGCACGGGTAGCCGCTTATTTACATGGGCACATACTATTACAAATTCCGATTCTATAAGAAATCTCAGTCCAGGAACCTATAAATTAACCGTAACGGATAGCAAGGGTTGTGTCTGGTCAGACTCCATTGTGATAAATCAGCAAGGCTTCCCGAGTGTGAATCTTATAAAATACGATGCCAAGTGCCGGTTGCCAAATGGAAGATTGAAAGTTTCAGTTAGTAATCATGCTAGTCGGATGAGTTATATATGGAGCAATACAAATACTGCCGATTCTATTTCTAATTTAGTGCCAGGAAGTTATAGTGTAACGGCAAATGACGGATATGGTTGTAATGTGGCAGCCACTATCCAACTTGGAAATATTGGAATGGATTCGATTCGGTTTAATATTTTTCATCCACGTTGTATGGTAAATAATGGACGCGCTAAAGCTATTGCCGTAAATGCTTTAGGCAATGTTACATATAACTGGAGCAACACATCCACTATAGATAGTATTCATCCATTGGCGCCAGGCTCATATACCGTCACTGTTTCGGATAGTCTTTGTACACATACTAAATCCGCAAATTTAGTTATGGGCACTATACCGAAGCTAAATCTCATAAAACAAGATGCTTCATGCAATATCAATAATGGAACGATAACTACGAATGTCACACAAGGTACTCCGCCAATGAGTTTTAAATGGAGCAATAATATGACGCCTGCAAATTTATTCGGTGTGGATTCCGGTACCTATAGCGTAGTGGTTACAGATAACTATGGTTGCAAAGATAGCAGCGCTATTTATGTAGCGAGAATATCTGGTATGAATATTAGCTTCACTACTACGAAATCAAAATGTGGATTAGCTAATGGATCAATTCAAGGTTTGGTATTGGGAGGTGTACCAGGATACGACCTCACGTGGAATACAGGAGATAAGACAGCAATTATTTCCAATCAAACTGCTGGTAAGTATTGGTTATCAGTGAGAGACATAAATAATTGTGTTCATACGGATACCGTCATACTTGAAGACCGCAAAAAACCTCTAATTGTTGAAACTAAAATTCAGGCGGTCTGTAATAAAGCCAATGGTGCTATCAAGATAAATATACAGGATGGTACAATGCCATTTAGCTACCAATGGAGCAATGGTAAAACAACGAAAGATCTTGATAGTTTGGCAGTAGGTATTTATAGGATTACGGTTACAGATTCTCTAGGTTGTACAGACATTAAAAATATAGATATAGACCCTGGGACACCTCCATATCTACATGCAGATTCTACGCGAAGCGAACAGTCTACTTGTGGCTTAAAAAATGGCAAAATGCAAGCACTTCTTATGCGTGGAGTAGAACCTATTACATATTCTTGGAGTACTGGTGATACGGGATCTAGAGTCAACCATATTCTTCCTGGTAAACATTATTTGACCGTAGTAGATGGAAGACAATGTATAGTCGTGGACTCTTTGATAGTATCAACAACGACCGTTCCTAAGATAAAATTGGATAGTACGGATGCGTATTGTTTGAAAGCTGTTGGACAGATTGTAACAACTATTACCGATGGCACTCCACCATTTATGTATCAATGGAGCCATGGCGCAATCACACAAAATGCCATGAATATTGCGTCAGGAAACTATAGCTTGACAGTTTCAGATTTTTATAATTGTAAGGATACTGCCACTACAAAGGTCTTGGAAGAAGTTAATTTAGTTCGAGCAAGTTATGATACATTTAGATTGAATTGCTTTAATGATAACTCGGGACGAGTCGTTTTGTATGCAACAGGTGGGCAAAAACCATATCTATATTCCATATCAACCTCTAGCTTGGATAGCGCATTTAATGGACTAAGTGCTGGGAAATATGATTTTACTGTGACAGATAATAAAGGTTGTGTATATCGCGATTCATTTATTATTACTCAGCCAGACTCCATTCATCTCGTATTTGACTCTATCAAACCTCTGACCTGCTATAATAGAAACGATGGCATGCTACAAGTAACTGCCAATGGCAGCAATGGCAGCTTTAATTATTTATGGACGCCTTCGAATCAGACTACTAATAAAGCGATTAATCTAGGAGATGCGGCCCATAAAGTCGTGGCTACAGATGCCAAAGGTTGCAGAAAAGAGCTATCGCATACTTTTATCAATCCTGCTCAAATACTTGTCAAATCAATTATTACGCATAATGCATGTCATGGTGAATCTAAAGGTGCCATTAGAATAGAGGCATCCAATGGTGTCAAGCCTTATAACTATGCCTGGTCAAACGGGAACACCTCGAGCAGTCCTAGTCAACTGGGTTCTGGTGTTTATCGCTTAACTTTGACAGATAAGGTAGGCTGCGTCATTTTAAGAAATGATACGGTGACCTCGCCAAAGAAACTTTTTCCTGGAGAGCCTATACCTCTAGACCAAGCTTGCAGAGAGCAACTTTATGGAGAGGTGGAGATAAAAAATACCGAAGGTGGAGTCAGACCATATTCATTTAGTATAGATGGTGGCTTGACCTTTACCATGCGAAATAAATTTGATGAACTCAAACCAGCTAAATATCAAATACTCATAAAAGACTTCAATGGTTGTCTAGATTCTATTCAGACTGAAATAAAAGGATATCCGGTATTTAATATAAAGGCTTATCCAATAGACACGACTATAGCACTGGGAGAAAGCGTATTACTCGGCTTTGATGTCACAGAGGGAAGTCCTGACTTGGTTAATAGTATTCGTTGGGCTAGCTCAGATGGTCTTAGTTGCATAGATTGCAAAGAACCTTTAGCGACCACCTATGTCAGCAAAAATTATGCTGTAGAGGTTAAGTACAATCAGCGCTGTTTTGTTTATGATACCGTAAGAATAAAAGTCATAGATAGTAATGATCTTTATATCCCGAATTCATTCGCTCCTGCAGCTAGCAATGTCGAGAATAGAACATTCAGAATTTATGCAAATAAGGTAGTGCGAGCAGAGCTAATGATATTTAACCGCTGGGGAGAGAAAATGTTCGAGACAGAAGATGCTCATTTATCAGGATGGGATGGAATATATAAAGGAGAACCAGCTCCAATGGCAGTTTATATCTATTATGTGGAAGTCACATATCTCGGGGGTAGAAAAGTAGTACGAAAAGGCGATGTAACCCTAGTGAGGTGA